From Ruminococcaceae bacterium KH2T8, one genomic window encodes:
- a CDS encoding Putative esterase (partial gene;~manually curated) yields MKKAISRFTTSLIILTIAVVAILHFCSGKDLLADSGNTYPDQLSTATFTGYDGSTQSCYVLAPNRNGSFKPVILFPGLGTYDGYRYEFPGHANKWSASGLIDDYVYIIPIFNSQDDTCYPITDNAFCTYSNRHAASHMGESYFGDLLDAIQAGQISSKVDTGAEISVGGYSMGGCAALFAGCEYYDRVVNVGGLSSSWMFYNPQGGWILDSELDERLHYSDDPDAHLLICATETEQNGERFGDLWRYMNLFTQRGIPHKVKSFSTGDHNMTLFMKEIFMFLYYIENDTVADIDNIYSQAESSSITPTTTTTTTTATTTSTTSATSAPATTTTAPAETTSAPTETTSAPAPVAPAAPAAQPASPNVSVNYSTHVQNIGWQDYVYDGAMAGTEGRSLRLEAMAINVESDLDLGVRYKTHVQNVGWQDWSYNGEAAGTSGQSLRLEAMQIELTGS; encoded by the coding sequence ATGAAAAAGGCAATATCAAGATTTACAACATCACTTATTATATTGACGATAGCGGTCGTCGCTATCCTACACTTCTGTTCCGGTAAGGATCTCCTCGCCGATTCCGGCAATACTTATCCGGATCAGCTTTCTACCGCAACATTTACAGGGTACGACGGATCGACTCAGAGCTGTTACGTCCTCGCCCCTAACAGGAACGGCAGTTTTAAACCCGTTATTCTCTTTCCCGGTCTTGGCACATATGACGGATATCGTTATGAGTTCCCGGGGCACGCCAACAAATGGTCGGCATCCGGACTTATCGATGACTATGTCTATATCATACCCATATTTAATTCGCAGGATGATACATGCTATCCCATAACAGATAATGCGTTTTGTACCTACAGCAACAGGCATGCTGCTTCACATATGGGAGAGTCGTATTTCGGTGACCTTCTCGATGCGATACAGGCCGGACAGATATCTTCCAAGGTAGATACCGGAGCCGAGATCAGCGTCGGAGGTTATTCAATGGGTGGTTGTGCCGCTCTCTTTGCCGGCTGCGAATACTACGACAGAGTCGTAAATGTTGGCGGACTCAGTTCTTCATGGATGTTCTATAATCCCCAGGGAGGCTGGATCCTCGATAGCGAACTCGATGAGAGACTTCACTATTCCGATGATCCTGATGCACATCTCCTTATCTGTGCAACCGAGACTGAGCAGAACGGCGAAAGATTTGGGGATCTCTGGCGTTATATGAATCTCTTTACGCAAAGAGGCATTCCTCACAAGGTCAAGAGCTTCAGTACCGGGGATCACAATATGACACTCTTCATGAAAGAGATTTTCATGTTCCTTTACTACATCGAGAATGATACGGTAGCTGACATAGATAATATCTACAGCCAAGCTGAGAGTAGTTCGATCACTCCGACCACCACGACAACGACCACCACAGCAACTACTACGTCCACAACATCCGCAACTTCCGCGCCCGCGACTACTACAACGGCACCTGCTGAAACCACCTCGGCTCCCACCGAGACGACATCGGCACCTGCTCCGGTAGCTCCCGCCGCTCCTGCGGCTCAGCCTGCCTCACCGAACGTATCGGTCAACTATTCAACCCACGTTCAGAATATCGGTTGGCAGGACTACGTTTACGACGGTGCTATGGCAGGAACGGAAGGTCGTTCCTTAAGGCTTGAGGCCATGGCTATCAATGTCGAATCGGATCTCGACCTCGGCGTACGCTACAAGACTCATGTACAAAACGTAGGCTGGCAGGACTGGTCCTATAACGGTGAAGCTGCAGGAACCTCAGGTCAGAGCCTTCGTCTTGAAGCTATGCAGATAGAACTTACGGGTTC
- a CDS encoding Putative esterase — MNNRRSFARAVVAVMTSVLLLVTLSALRGKETSVYADQVIHYGARRTVTKQLPASESMTYYVIEPEEDGTYPVVIMFHGMGGVGDVADLENRANNWMASGTLDPVVFVVPDIGANTGDKSHHFNKSPIGNTGKSKLDFLIDDILDGTASSKIDDSVGISVAGFSLGGCSSLDAGIRRNDVIINVGAFSSSSLFYPNPPYTVNWGWYQDQSQIVYSSDANAHRFLTASAVETTDGNPYTSKKTVEFYASIMPEQYAFTTYIFSSGIHNSDLMFRELYMYLYYIQNDVLPTEEQCRSATFDDFSSSSSGTSTSTSTSSTTVATTAETTPSTTSATSAPAATTAATTTVAETTVAPTETTSAPDPVAPAAPSSVLSTTRSDVSVNYSTHVQNIGWQDYVYDGAMAGTEGRSLRLEAMAINVESDLDLGVRYKTHVQNVGWQDWFYNGDSAGTSGQSLRLEGMQIKIVRKGEPSNFVSYNTHVQNIGWQSYVTDGVMAGTTGQSLRLEGIHISVDGLSGVGVQYRTHIQNIGWEENWSTDGEFSGTEGQSLRLEAIEIELTGENADQYDIYYRTHVQNFGWTGWASNGASCGSAGYAYRLEGIEILIVPAGTPAPGSTANAFYQA, encoded by the coding sequence ATGAACAATCGAAGATCTTTTGCACGCGCCGTGGTCGCCGTAATGACCTCGGTTCTGTTACTTGTTACATTATCCGCTTTACGCGGTAAAGAAACGTCGGTCTACGCCGATCAGGTGATCCATTACGGAGCCAGGAGAACTGTCACTAAACAGCTTCCCGCTTCAGAATCAATGACTTATTACGTCATCGAACCTGAGGAAGATGGCACTTATCCGGTCGTAATAATGTTCCACGGAATGGGCGGAGTCGGAGATGTTGCAGACCTTGAGAACAGAGCCAATAACTGGATGGCTTCAGGCACGCTCGATCCTGTCGTATTCGTCGTACCTGATATAGGAGCAAATACCGGTGATAAGTCTCATCACTTTAACAAGTCTCCTATCGGAAACACCGGCAAGTCAAAACTCGATTTCCTTATCGATGATATCCTGGACGGAACAGCCAGTTCCAAGATAGATGATTCCGTCGGTATATCAGTGGCCGGTTTTTCTCTTGGAGGTTGTTCCTCTCTTGATGCAGGCATCAGACGAAATGATGTCATCATTAATGTAGGAGCATTCAGTTCCAGCAGTCTTTTCTATCCGAATCCCCCTTACACGGTAAACTGGGGATGGTATCAGGATCAGTCACAGATCGTCTATTCATCAGATGCAAATGCTCACAGATTCCTTACAGCCAGTGCAGTAGAGACTACAGACGGTAATCCTTACACATCGAAGAAGACAGTTGAATTCTATGCGAGCATAATGCCCGAACAGTACGCTTTTACAACTTATATCTTCTCTTCCGGTATACATAACAGTGATCTTATGTTCAGAGAACTTTATATGTACCTGTACTACATCCAAAACGATGTACTTCCTACGGAAGAACAGTGCCGAAGCGCAACGTTTGATGATTTCTCATCATCAAGTTCAGGAACATCAACTTCAACGAGTACATCATCAACAACTGTTGCTACCACTGCGGAGACAACACCTTCTACAACATCTGCAACTTCCGCGCCCGCGGCTACGACTGCAGCTACAACAACAGTTGCTGAGACTACTGTTGCTCCTACCGAGACAACGTCAGCACCCGATCCCGTAGCTCCTGCTGCACCTTCGTCTGTATTAAGTACCACACGATCGGACGTATCGGTCAACTATTCTACTCACGTTCAGAATATCGGTTGGCAGGACTACGTTTACGACGGTGCGATGGCAGGGACCGAAGGTCGTTCCTTAAGGCTTGAAGCTATGGCCATCAATGTCGAATCGGATCTCGACCTCGGCGTACGCTACAAGACTCATGTACAGAATGTAGGCTGGCAGGACTGGTTCTATAACGGTGATTCTGCCGGTACTTCAGGTCAGTCGCTTCGACTTGAAGGTATGCAGATAAAGATCGTCCGCAAGGGCGAGCCTTCAAACTTCGTATCCTATAACACACATGTTCAGAACATAGGATGGCAGTCCTATGTAACGGACGGCGTTATGGCAGGTACTACGGGACAGTCACTTCGTCTTGAAGGCATCCATATCAGCGTGGACGGTCTTAGCGGCGTAGGCGTACAGTACAGGACCCATATACAGAACATCGGCTGGGAAGAAAACTGGTCGACTGACGGAGAGTTCTCCGGTACCGAAGGACAGTCCTTAAGACTTGAAGCGATCGAAATCGAGCTTACCGGTGAGAATGCCGATCAGTACGACATCTACTACAGGACGCACGTACAGAACTTCGGATGGACAGGTTGGGCCTCGAACGGAGCATCCTGCGGAAGTGCAGGTTATGCCTATAGGCTTGAAGGTATCGAGATATTGATCGTACCTGCAGGTACTCCCGCTCCCGGCAGTACAGCGAATGCTTTCTATCAGGCTTGA
- a CDS encoding Putative cell wall binding repeat-containing protein, whose product MNKLTKAVGVIASLAVSVSIFSGTVLADENELAISEEYFPNPCFRSLISEEVDTDGNGFLSDAEISSFRYLSINGEYDDFSGELTGIEYLYGLTHVQVYNVTGLTALDTQGLAGVYSVDCRNTPDLSSVNVNPAIHYITLENTSLTSFDVTGFPELTDLILTGNTISSIDISNNPELVFIDFSGTNITSIDISNNPRLITAYQYGYYDDDFSRSGYPSVAYVYNGDEVCIHLSPDTEIITSHDVSGIAVNEDNFPNPCFRNIISEQVDLNGDGILTTSEIDSCDYLNVIDYDNHEITDLTGIELLTSLYQLEISGCAEITTLDVSNIPSLRRLDCTYNPGISSLVLNEDLSTLILIRNDFSELDLSACPDLSYLGIWMEDDLTSLDISNNPELEHLSVVDTGITSLDISNNPNLIRAFNEGEQDGTDEDFITVSYTLTLYDEEDYPYYYSICFEPDTEIITGADIDTETEDAEETLINTWVEVDGVRYYYDENGELATGLRNINGSIYLFNDNGAMMTGLVYYNGGLFYLGSDGVLQRALINFGGRWYFIY is encoded by the coding sequence ATGAACAAATTAACGAAGGCGGTCGGAGTGATCGCAAGCCTTGCGGTATCAGTTTCTATATTCTCAGGAACTGTACTCGCAGACGAGAACGAACTGGCGATCTCGGAAGAGTATTTTCCCAATCCCTGTTTCAGATCTCTGATCTCAGAGGAGGTCGACACAGACGGTAACGGCTTCCTCAGCGACGCGGAGATCTCATCGTTCCGCTATCTCTCCATCAACGGAGAATACGACGATTTCTCAGGTGAACTGACGGGTATCGAATATCTTTACGGATTAACACACGTTCAGGTATATAACGTCACGGGATTGACAGCGCTCGATACTCAGGGACTTGCCGGTGTCTACAGCGTCGACTGCAGGAATACCCCGGATCTCAGCTCAGTAAACGTGAATCCCGCGATCCACTATATAACTCTCGAGAACACATCTCTCACAAGCTTCGATGTAACGGGATTCCCGGAACTTACCGATCTTATCCTTACGGGGAATACGATCTCATCCATCGATATCAGCAATAATCCCGAGCTGGTCTTTATCGACTTTAGCGGAACGAATATCACATCTATCGATATCAGCAACAATCCCAGACTGATAACTGCTTACCAGTATGGATACTACGATGATGATTTCTCCAGATCCGGATATCCGTCAGTAGCTTATGTTTACAACGGCGACGAGGTCTGCATCCACTTAAGTCCTGATACGGAGATCATCACTTCCCATGACGTTTCCGGCATTGCCGTTAACGAGGATAATTTCCCTAATCCCTGTTTCAGAAATATCATCTCGGAGCAGGTCGATCTTAACGGCGATGGTATCCTTACAACTTCAGAGATCGATTCATGTGATTACCTGAATGTCATTGATTACGATAATCACGAGATCACGGATCTTACGGGAATAGAGCTCCTTACTTCACTTTATCAGCTTGAGATCTCCGGCTGCGCTGAGATCACAACTCTCGACGTAAGTAATATTCCCAGTCTCAGAAGACTTGATTGCACATACAACCCCGGCATCTCTTCACTGGTCCTTAACGAAGACCTGAGTACACTCATCCTCATAAGGAATGATTTCTCCGAGCTCGATCTCAGTGCATGTCCTGACCTCAGCTATCTGGGCATCTGGATGGAGGATGATCTTACATCACTTGATATCAGCAATAACCCTGAACTCGAGCACCTTTCAGTTGTCGATACGGGTATAACATCTCTGGATATCAGCAATAATCCTAATCTCATCAGAGCTTTTAATGAGGGAGAACAGGATGGTACCGATGAAGATTTCATCACTGTATCCTATACTCTTACACTTTATGATGAGGAAGATTATCCTTATTACTATTCGATCTGCTTCGAACCCGATACGGAGATCATCACGGGAGCAGACATCGATACTGAAACAGAAGATGCTGAAGAAACACTCATCAACACATGGGTCGAGGTTGACGGCGTACGTTATTACTACGATGAGAACGGCGAACTTGCGACAGGTCTTCGTAACATCAACGGTTCCATTTATCTGTTCAACGACAACGGAGCAATGATGACAGGTCTCGTATATTACAATGGAGGTCTATTCTACTTAGGTTCCGACGGTGTCCTTCAAAGAGCACTGATCAATTTCGGAGGCAGATGGTACTTCATATACTGA
- a CDS encoding acetyl-CoA synthetase, with protein MAENLNLNGQMDEKIREVADRVKGIRLDMNLTPEEMAEKVGISVEEYLKYEEGQEDFNFTFVYKLANVAGVEISELMEGSAPALTTYAVTRKGEGRPIARREGYKYLRLGSRFKSKLAEPFRVIIPYSEEALNPPYELVTHVGQEMNIVVRGTLKVMIGDAVEILNPGDSIFFDSSTPHGEFAIGGEDCEFYAIILNPEAWSKGETYKSTFKTEYRADNVTNVDLADLKDPVYEKYVKTELNDQGILSKIEFVEDEVKKFNFAFDCVDAIADKDPDKTAMMWVNKDCVTDHRFTFEEMKKYSNKTANYFKSLGIKKGDKVMLVLKRHYQFWFSILALHKIGAIAIPATNLLREHDFDYRFKAAGCKGIICTADGETADEAYKAAQSCETMDTFVMVNGCREGWHDFNKEYESFSDVFERPEDAACGDDPMVMFFSSGTTGYPKMVLHSYRYALGHFTTAKYWHNVDPNGLHFTISDTGWGKALWGKLYGQWLCEAPTFTFDFDRFHANEILPMFAKYNITTFCAPPTMFRFFVKEDLSKYDLSSLKYATVAGEALNPEVFNQFMKATGIRLMEGFGQTETTLAIANLVGSSIRLGSMGKPNPLYDVHVLDENGKDCKPGETGEICIKTDKGAPNGLFLCYYKDEEKTNEAWHDGFYHTGDTAWRDEDGYIWYVGRIDDVIKSSGYRIGPFEIESVIMELPYVLECAVTGTPDPQGVRGIVVKATIVLVPGKAEPTEELKKEIQDYVKEKTAPYKYPRVVEFVTELPKTVSGKIRRTEIRANDNKQN; from the coding sequence ATGGCAGAGAATTTGAATCTAAACGGACAGATGGACGAGAAGATCCGCGAGGTCGCAGACCGTGTAAAGGGTATCCGTCTCGACATGAACCTCACACCCGAGGAAATGGCTGAGAAGGTCGGCATCTCGGTAGAGGAATATTTAAAGTATGAGGAAGGTCAGGAAGACTTTAACTTCACTTTCGTTTATAAGCTCGCCAATGTTGCAGGCGTCGAGATCTCTGAACTCATGGAAGGTTCGGCTCCCGCCCTTACGACATATGCGGTAACGAGAAAGGGTGAAGGCCGTCCCATCGCAAGAAGAGAAGGCTATAAATACTTAAGACTCGGCTCAAGATTCAAGAGCAAGCTTGCCGAGCCCTTCAGGGTCATCATCCCCTATTCCGAAGAAGCGCTCAATCCTCCCTACGAGCTCGTTACTCACGTAGGTCAGGAAATGAATATCGTTGTAAGAGGTACCCTCAAGGTAATGATCGGCGATGCCGTCGAGATCTTAAATCCCGGCGATTCCATCTTCTTCGATTCTTCCACGCCTCACGGTGAGTTCGCAATTGGCGGTGAGGACTGTGAGTTCTATGCCATCATCTTAAATCCCGAGGCATGGTCCAAGGGAGAGACATATAAGTCCACATTCAAGACGGAATACAGAGCAGATAACGTTACTAACGTTGATCTTGCAGATCTCAAGGATCCCGTCTACGAAAAGTACGTTAAGACTGAGCTCAACGATCAGGGCATCCTTTCCAAGATCGAATTTGTTGAGGACGAGGTTAAGAAGTTCAACTTCGCTTTCGACTGTGTCGACGCTATCGCCGATAAGGATCCCGATAAGACAGCCATGATGTGGGTCAACAAGGACTGTGTTACTGACCATCGCTTCACTTTTGAAGAGATGAAGAAGTATTCCAACAAGACTGCAAACTACTTTAAGTCCCTCGGCATCAAGAAGGGCGACAAGGTAATGCTCGTATTGAAGCGTCACTACCAGTTCTGGTTCTCCATCCTCGCTCTTCATAAGATCGGTGCAATAGCTATCCCCGCTACCAACCTTCTTCGCGAGCACGATTTCGATTACCGTTTCAAGGCCGCCGGATGTAAGGGCATCATATGTACCGCAGACGGCGAGACTGCCGATGAAGCATACAAGGCTGCACAGAGCTGTGAGACGATGGATACTTTCGTAATGGTCAACGGCTGCCGTGAAGGCTGGCACGATTTCAACAAGGAGTACGAATCATTCTCCGATGTATTCGAAAGACCCGAAGACGCAGCATGCGGAGACGATCCCATGGTAATGTTCTTCTCCTCCGGTACTACGGGTTATCCCAAGATGGTACTTCACTCCTACAGATATGCACTCGGTCACTTCACGACTGCCAAGTACTGGCATAACGTAGACCCTAACGGTCTTCACTTCACTATCTCCGATACGGGCTGGGGTAAGGCTCTCTGGGGTAAGCTCTACGGACAGTGGCTCTGCGAGGCACCTACATTTACTTTCGACTTCGACAGATTCCATGCAAATGAGATTCTTCCCATGTTCGCTAAGTACAACATCACTACATTCTGTGCTCCGCCTACAATGTTCCGATTCTTCGTAAAGGAAGATCTGTCAAAGTACGACCTCTCTTCCCTTAAGTATGCTACGGTCGCTGGTGAGGCATTGAACCCCGAGGTATTCAACCAGTTCATGAAAGCGACCGGTATCCGTCTCATGGAGGGCTTCGGTCAGACAGAAACAACTCTTGCTATCGCTAACCTCGTCGGATCCTCCATCAGGCTCGGATCCATGGGTAAGCCCAATCCCCTCTACGATGTTCACGTACTCGACGAGAACGGAAAAGACTGCAAGCCCGGTGAGACAGGCGAGATCTGCATCAAGACTGATAAGGGCGCTCCTAACGGTCTCTTCCTCTGCTACTACAAGGACGAAGAAAAGACCAACGAAGCATGGCATGACGGCTTCTATCACACGGGTGATACGGCTTGGAGAGATGAGGACGGCTACATCTGGTATGTCGGACGTATCGACGACGTTATCAAGTCTTCCGGTTACCGTATCGGACCTTTCGAGATCGAGAGCGTCATCATGGAGCTTCCTTATGTTCTCGAGTGCGCCGTTACAGGTACTCCCGACCCTCAGGGCGTAAGAGGTATCGTTGTTAAGGCAACTATCGTTCTTGTTCCCGGCAAGGCTGAGCCCACTGAGGAACTCAAGAAAGAGATCCAGGATTATGTTAAGGAGAAGACTGCTCCTTATAAGTATCCCAGAGTCGTTGAGTTCGTTACCGAACTTCCCAAGACTGTCAGCGGAAAGATCAGAAGAACTGAGATCAGAGCTAACGACAATAAGCAGAACTGA
- a CDS encoding Nucleoside-diphosphate-sugar epimerase — MYQKYLVTGAVSPVGKLVVDMLVESGNSVRALVPPDTDVSEFVEKGVEVFEGEVFEKDSMKDFFKLDDPRHSCLIHTDEVVSISEKVNIEMRRVNFTGTQHIVDNCLKTKIGRLVFLGSAYALNPGASLENSVLHFDRRMVEGEYAKTKAEAGEYIIEKISLNKLNAVMLLPTFIIGPGYGEDSAIGKILKGYLEKGIATVDGGHAFVDVRDVATALLAISENGQVGASYVLNGEYKSTEEFFDSVKNISGSTIDVKKMPKWMMSKSMGKFVDTYYRVTKKENPKEVYALFRNSPTTDFPSTIAEMIPDLQITSVYDSLNDALNT, encoded by the coding sequence ATGTATCAAAAGTATTTGGTAACAGGCGCCGTAAGTCCTGTCGGAAAGCTCGTAGTAGACATGCTGGTTGAGAGCGGTAATTCCGTTAGAGCACTCGTTCCTCCGGATACGGATGTGTCCGAATTCGTGGAGAAGGGGGTCGAGGTCTTCGAAGGCGAGGTCTTTGAGAAGGATTCCATGAAGGATTTCTTCAAGCTCGACGATCCGAGGCATTCCTGCCTTATCCATACTGATGAAGTCGTCTCGATCTCCGAGAAGGTCAACATCGAGATGAGAAGAGTAAACTTCACGGGCACACAGCACATTGTCGATAATTGCCTCAAGACAAAGATCGGTCGTCTCGTATTCCTGGGTTCGGCTTATGCACTCAATCCCGGAGCAAGCCTTGAGAACTCGGTCCTTCATTTCGACAGAAGGATGGTAGAAGGTGAATATGCAAAGACAAAGGCAGAGGCTGGCGAGTATATCATCGAGAAGATCTCGCTCAATAAGCTCAATGCCGTCATGCTGCTCCCGACATTCATAATCGGTCCCGGCTACGGCGAGGATTCCGCTATCGGTAAGATCCTCAAGGGCTATCTCGAGAAGGGTATCGCCACGGTTGACGGCGGTCATGCTTTCGTAGATGTAAGAGACGTTGCGACTGCACTCCTTGCTATCTCCGAGAACGGTCAGGTGGGAGCGTCTTATGTACTTAACGGAGAGTATAAGTCAACGGAAGAGTTCTTTGATTCCGTAAAGAACATAAGCGGTTCGACGATCGATGTTAAGAAGATGCCCAAGTGGATGATGAGCAAGTCGATGGGCAAGTTCGTTGATACATATTACAGAGTCACGAAGAAGGAAAATCCCAAGGAAGTCTATGCATTGTTCAGGAACAGTCCTACTACGGATTTCCCGAGTACGATCGCGGAGATGATCCCCGATCTTCAGATCACGAGCGTTTACGATTCGCTGAACGACGCGCTCAACACCTGA
- a CDS encoding septum formation protein: MQLILASASPRRRELMSLITDDFEVITADIDERKLEDGLGATDAREVSVFIAKAKAEAVRDMLSAKDREDKVIVAADTSVISGNEIMWKPLDKEDARNMLTKLCGKAHSVVTGVWIIAGEVSKGFSEETFVEFNALDEFQRKTIEDYISSDDPYDKAGAYGIQNGGALLVKKVDGDYFNVVGLPVMALARELACLEVNN; this comes from the coding sequence ATGCAATTGATATTAGCCAGCGCGTCGCCGAGGCGTCGCGAACTGATGAGCCTGATCACGGATGATTTCGAAGTGATCACGGCCGATATAGATGAAAGAAAGTTAGAAGACGGATTAGGTGCAACGGATGCACGTGAAGTATCCGTCTTTATAGCGAAAGCAAAAGCCGAAGCAGTCAGGGACATGCTCTCCGCGAAGGACAGGGAAGACAAGGTTATCGTTGCCGCCGATACATCCGTTATATCGGGCAACGAGATCATGTGGAAGCCCCTGGATAAGGAAGATGCCCGTAATATGCTCACGAAGCTCTGCGGCAAAGCTCACAGCGTGGTCACAGGCGTGTGGATCATAGCGGGCGAGGTGAGCAAAGGCTTCAGCGAGGAGACTTTCGTGGAGTTCAATGCTTTGGACGAATTCCAGCGAAAGACTATAGAGGACTATATATCTTCCGACGACCCTTACGATAAGGCAGGTGCTTACGGTATCCAAAACGGAGGCGCCCTGCTCGTAAAAAAGGTAGACGGAGATTATTTTAATGTGGTAGGATTGCCTGTAATGGCTCTCGCCAGAGAACTGGCGTGCTTGGAGGTTAACAACTGA